The Lactuca sativa cultivar Salinas chromosome 2, Lsat_Salinas_v11, whole genome shotgun sequence genome includes a window with the following:
- the LOC111883361 gene encoding uncharacterized protein LOC111883361 encodes MKQNQNTSSSSNRNTTSLVGFAGYEGYFNLLSTQGSPQIPYQGATFNPASPPLQFPNSPYFQQNQGGQNPNLQQNLFPSFTSMQQQTNQPSPTTQQSGEAEAGGSRNKKGKGKGKSKGKSIVVETETADVPQWWTPEEEYALTAAWCATSKNELHGNGMKKGAYWGAVLDKFHAILKKNPYRNNDMLSSKWGMITKRCNKFNNIYNQLEKQQQSGTNDFDLFKSAKEQYRVEIGHVFDFEKSWELLRADPKWNKTPTSSEVQSKRSRNSRSVDVSDA; translated from the coding sequence atgaaacaaaacCAAAACACCTCCTCATCATCAAACCGAAACACAACCTCGCTTGTCGGGTTTGCCGGTTATGAAGGTTATTTCAACCTTTTATCGACTCAAGGCTCACCACAGATCCCATACCAAGGCGCAACTTTCAACCCCGCTTCACCGCCACTACAGTTTCCCAATTCACCTTACTTTCAACAAAATCAAGGCGGTCAAAACCCAAATTTACAACAAAATCTTTTCCCTTCTTTTACTTCGATGCAACAACAAACCAACCAACCATCGCCTACGACACAACAATCGGGTGAAGCGGAAGCGGGAGGTAGTAGGAACaagaaagggaaagggaaaggaaaaTCAAAAGGGAAATCAATAGTGGTAGAAACAGAAACTGCAGACGTTCCACAATGGTGGACACCGGAGGAGGAATACGCTTTGACGGCAGCTTGGTGTGCTACTTCAAAAAACGAACTTCAcggaaatggaatgaaaaaagGAGCTTATTGGGGGGCGGTGCTCGACAAGTTTCATgctattttaaagaaaaatccATATCGCAACAATGACATGTTGAGCAGCAAATGGGGTATGATAACTAAGCGGTGCAACAAATTCAACAATATTTACAACCAGCTTGAGAAGCAACAACAAAGCGGAACCAACGACTTCGATTTGTTCAAATCTGCTAAGGAACAATATCGGGTCGAAATTGGTCATGTTTTcgactttgaaaaatcatgggaattGTTACGAGCGGATCCAAAGTGGAATAAAACGCCTACATCGTCGGAGGTTCAATCCAAAAGGTCTCGCAATTCTAGGTCGGTCGATGTGTCAGACGCATAG